The Candoia aspera isolate rCanAsp1 chromosome 6, rCanAsp1.hap2, whole genome shotgun sequence genome has a segment encoding these proteins:
- the ZBTB38 gene encoding zinc finger and BTB domain-containing protein 38 has product MMPTSQMTTMSHLKDLKDDLHSDTVLSILNEQRIRGILCDVTIIVEDTKFKAHSNVLAASSLYFKNIFWSHTICISGHVLELDGLKAEVFTEILNYIYSSTVIIKKQESVVDLAAAGKKLGISFLEDLTEKSFSGSPCLYSFCNTEKNDVKEEKRQEDSAITNGPRITNAYSIFETENSNNLFSPLDLRASFKKMPETNKTSCTDLDRTDACKEVERASTLAEHSYAVTTGCDALQQNSFYYESTPLYKTGEDCSEAAQSVPLVKSVTRSYNAPKATFNTQITDAPIAKISAHKRTSSEGPHKVINDHSHSFEKSQPNTANILSSKEDENKSDNLSGSIVTAIPHPYNCNCCTKSFNDKTQLSTHLKLHSQSQETLVCKYCSKQFENITGLETHQQACKGLNNLCVQNENEQKGLDNFAPSNGKTGTSYVSPEPTETENELTDYPVTNRTMPETDHFVKVVDGQILYTCNVCKRTYVTLSSLRRHSNVHSWRRTYPCHYCNKVFALAEYRTRHEIWHTGERRYQCIFCLETFMTYYILKNHQKSFHAIDHRLGVNKKTVNGGLKPNVYPYKLYRLLPMKCKRAPYKSYGNSSYESVQVNEVPSSTSIIQNTVTSEQSSLNFSHNKLPSSSISLDSSSCDATATPENPPNISSWKIASGTDLKNNTHTNRRPLSSAEDSGPQEYDSSLQAISNINSRDNSTSVISYNNPASSVIVHSGRVSSVIMHSNAVNAVGRSDKGTSDITVSQVASSDLIHESDNGNSRTRSNKEKKKVPLYDRETTSKEVKYTANTGVPSNTPTDIFETSAKTETYIAKPALPGTSADSNVAPLCQITVKIGNEAIVKRHILGSKLFYKKGRRSKYESKGDQTVQVAEREKRERSMSRVCRSDYIESEMGDDISDHDSNDKPWRPYYNYKPKKKSKQLRKMRKVKWREKYRSRNSCEGSEKTYVTTYALRNIPEEKVRNQEGDGKMPDLYCELCDRENTSTEASHDHLHWETAGSESYACDLCQKHFQSPSALRMHKRCHTGEKPYICKTCGKGFSVSSNLQKHERTHSGVKDFICQHCNKAFTLSETLKIHERIHTGEKRYHCQFCFQSFLYLSTKRNHEQRHKREHTGKGYACFQCPKVCKTAAALGMHQKKHLFKTPKQEDRKDCLFNESSKSCISQHFFDSEQQETAKPVLTQSVVDAEGCRASSIPNTTLDAAL; this is encoded by the coding sequence ATGACCACCATGTCCCACTTAAAGGATCTCAAAGATGACCTTCACAGTGACACAGTCCTTTCCATCTTAAATGAACAACGCATTCGGGGCATTTTATGTGATGTCACAATAATTGTAGAAGACACCAAATTCAAAGCCCATAGTAATGTCCTGGCTGCTTCAAGcctttatttcaaaaatatattttggagtcATACAATCTGTATTTCTGGTCATGTGTTGGAACTAGATGGCCTCAAGGCTGAAGTGTTCACAGAAATACTTAATTACATCTACAGTTCTACAGTAATCATTAAAAAACAAGAGTCCGTTGTGGATCTTgcagcagctggaaaaaaattgggaatatcTTTTTTAGAAGATCTTACAGAAAAGAGCTTTTCAGGTTCCCCTTGTCTGTATTCATTTTGcaatactgaaaaaaatgatgtgaaagaagaaaaaagacaggaaGACTCAGCCATTACAAATGGACCAAGAATCACTAATGCATACTCAATTTTTGAAACTGAGAATAGTAATAATTTGTTTTCTCCTCTTGACCTGAGGgcgagttttaaaaaaatgcctgaaaCAAATAAAACATCCTGTACTGATCTGGACAGGACTGATGCATGCAAAGAGGTTGAGAGAGCCAGTACATTAGCTGAACATTCCTATGCTGTTACAACAGGTTGCGATGCTTTGCAACAAAATTCCTTTTATTATGAAAGCACTCCACTTTATAAAACAGGTGAAGATTGTTCTGAAGCTGCCCAGTCAGTGCCTCTAGTTAAATCAGTAACACGGTCATATAATGCACCAAAGGCTACATTTAACACTCAGATCACAGATGCTCCTATTGCAAAGATATCAGCCCACAAGAGAACCAGTTCAGAGGGTCCCCATAAAGTCATAAATGATCACAGCCATTCTTTTGAAAAATCCCAGCCAAACACAGCCAATATTCTCTCTTCTAAGGAAGATGAAAATAAATCTGATAATCTTTCTGGATCAATAGTCACAGCTATTCCACATCCTTATAACTGCAATTGTTGTACTAAATCATTTAATGATAAAACTCAGCTTAGCACTCATCTTAAACTTCATTCACAATCTCAAGAAACTTTAGTTTGCAAATACTGTAGCAAACAATTTGAAAATATTACTGGACTAGAGACCCATCAACAAGCATGTAAGGGTCTGAACAATTTGTGtgttcaaaatgaaaatgagcaGAAGGGTCTGGATAATTTTGCTCCTTCAAATGGAAAAACTGGCACCTCATATGTAAGCCCGGAGCCCACAGAGACTGAAAATGAGCTTACTGATTATCCTGTCACAAACAGAACAATGCCAGAAACAGACCACTTTGTTAAAGTTGTTGATGGACAGATACTTTATACTTGCAATGTTTGTAAACGTACCTATGTTACTTTGTCTAGCCTCCGAAGACATTCAAATGTTCATTCTTGGAGAAGAACTTATCCTTGCCATTACTGCAACAAAGTCTTTGCATTAGCAGAGTACCGTACCAGACATGAAATCTGGCACACAGGCGAAAGACGATACCAATGTATCTTCTGTCTTGAGACCTTTATGACATACTATATACTCAAAAACCACCAGAAATCTTTCCATGCAATTGATCACCGACTTGGTGTAAACAAGAAAACAGTTAATGGTGGCTTGAAACCGAATGTATATCCTTACAAGCTTTACAGGCTTTTGCCTATGAAATGTAAAAGGGCACCATATAAAAGTTATGGAAACTCATCGTATGAAAGTGTACAAGTTAATGAAGTCCCATCTAGCACCAGTATTATTCAAAATACTGTCACTTCTGAACAGTCATCCTTGAATTTTTCACACAATAAGTTGCCAAGCTCCAGTATTTCCTTGGATAGTTCTTCATGTGATGCTACAGCAACACCTGAAAATCCTCCAAATATTTCTTCCTGGAAAATTGCATCAGGGACAGACCTTAAAAATAATACTCATACTAACAGAAGGCCGTTATCTTCTGCTGAGGATTCTGGTCCTCAGGAATACGATTCCTCTCTTCAAGCAATTAGTAATATCAATTCCCGTGATAATTCAACCTCTGTTATTAGCTATAACAATCCAGCATCTTCCGTCATAGTGCATAGTGGAAGAGTTTCATCTGTGATAATGCACAGTAATGCTGTCAATGCAGTAGGACGAAGTGATAAGGGAACTTCAGATATTACAGTCAGCCAAGTAGCAAGCAGTGATCTTATACATGAGTCAGATAATGGCAATAGTAGAACAAGaagcaataaagaaaagaaaaaggtaccCCTGTATGACAGAGAAACAACATCAAAGGAGGTAAAATATACAGCAAATACAGGGGTACCTTCTAACACACCTACAGATATCTTCGAAACTTCAGCTAAGACTGAAACTTATATTGCAAAACCTGCACTGCCAGGAACATCTGCGGACAGCAATGTTGCTCCACTTTGTCAAATAACAGTTAAAATTGGAAATGAAGCAATTGTGAAAAGACATATTTTGGGGTCCAAATTGTTTTACAAAAAAGGCAGAAGATCTAAATATGAATCCAAAGGAGATCAGACAGTTCAAGTTGCAGAacgggaaaaaagagagagaagcatgTCTCGAGTGTGTCGATCAGACTACATTGAAAGTGAAATGGGTGACGATATCAGTGACCATGACTCCAATGATAAACCTTGGCGGCCATATTACAATTACAAaccaaaaaagaaatctaaacaactaaggaaaatgagaaaagtaaaatggagagagaaataCAGGAGCAGAAATTCCTGTGAAGGAAGTGAGAAGACCTATGTCACCACTTATGCTCTTAGAAATATTCCTGAAGAAAAGGTCCGTAATCAGGAAGGAGATGGGAAAATGCCAGATCTTTACTGTGAGCTCTGTGACAGGGAGAACACTTCTACGGAAGCATCCCATGATCATTTACACTGGGAGACTGCAGGGTCTGAGTCTTACGCTTGTGACTTATGCCAAAAGCATTTCCAGAGCCCTTCGGCTCTACGGATGCATAAGCGGTgtcatacaggagagaaaccctacatTTGCAAGACCTGTGGGAAAGGATTTTCAGTCTCTAGCAATTTACAGAAGCATGAACGCACCCATTCTGGTGTCAAGGATTTCATCTGCCAACACTGTAACAAGGCATTCACTCTCAGTGAAACACTAAAAATACACGAGAGAATCCATACAGGAGAAAAGCGCTACCACtgtcagttttgttttcagagcttcttgtatctttccaccaaaagGAATCATGAGCAAAGGCATAAGCGTGAGCACACTGGAAAAGGCTATGCGTGTTTTCAGTGTCCCAAGGTTTGCAAGACTGCAGCTGCTCTTGGGATGCACCAGAAGAAGCATTTATTCAAAACTCCCAAGCAAGAGGATAGAAAAGACTGTTTGTTTAATGAAAGCTCTAAATCATGTATAAGTCAACATTTCTTTGATTCTGAGCAACAGGAAACAGCTAAACCTGTGCTAACTCAAAGTGTAGTTGATGCAGAGGGTTGCAGAGCAAGTAGTATTCCAAATACCACATTGGATGCTGCACTCTGA